Proteins from a genomic interval of Chionomys nivalis chromosome 7, mChiNiv1.1, whole genome shotgun sequence:
- the LOC130876950 gene encoding olfactory receptor 1468-like: MQGNTKRNQTVIPQFLLLGLPISPEHQHLFCALFLAMYLTTVLGNLIIIILIHLDSHLHTPMYSFLSNLSFSDLCFSSVTMPKLLQNMQSQVSSIPYAGCLAQMYFFLFFADLESFLLVAMAYDRYVAICFPLHYTSIMSPKLCMSLVVLSWVLTTFHAMLHTLLMARLSFCEDNVIPHFFCDMSALLKLSCSDTHVNELVIFITGGIILVIPFVLIIVSYARIVTSILKVPSARGIRKAFSTCGSHLSVVSLFYGTVIGLYLCPSANNSTVKEIVMGMMYTVVTPMLNPFIYSLRNRDIKGALVRVLCKKKILFWL, translated from the coding sequence ATGCAGGGCAACACAAAAAGGAACCAAACTGTCATCCCCCAGTTTCTCCTCTTGGGCCTGCCCATCTCCCCAGAGCACCAGCACCTGTTCTGTGCCTTGTTCCTGGCCATGTACCTCACCACCGTCCTGGGgaacctcatcatcatcatcctcattcaTCTGGActcccacctccacacacccatgtattCTTTTCTCAGCAACTtgtccttctctgacctctgcttctcctctgtcACAATGCCCAAATTGCTGCAGAACATGCAGAGTCAAGTATCATCCATCCCCTATGCAGGCTGTCTGGCACAAATgtactttttcctgttttttgcAGACCTTGAGAGCTTTCTCCTTGTggccatggcctatgaccgctatgtggccatctgcttcCCCCTTCATTACACCAGCATCATGAGCCCCAAACTTTGTATGAGCCTGGTGGTTCTGTCCTGGGTGCTGACCACCTTCCATGCCATGCTGCACACCCTGCTCATGGCTAGATTGTCATTCTGTGAGGACAATGTGATCCCCCACTTTTTCTGTGACATGTCTGCTCTGCTGAAGCTGTCCTGCTCTGATACCCATGTGAATGAGTTAGTGATATTTATAACTGGAGGCATCATTCTTGTCATTCCATTTGTGCTCATCATTGTGTCCTATGCACGAATTGTCACCTCTATTCTCAAGGTTCCTTCTGCCCGAGGTATCCGTAAAGCCTTCTCCACCTGTGGTTCCCACCTGTCTGTGGTCTCACTCTTCTATGGGACAGTCATTGGTCTCTACTTATGTCCATCAGCCAACAATTCTACTGTAAAGGAGATAGTCATGGGCATGATGTACACAGTGGTGACTCCCATGCTGAACCCATTTATCTATAGCCTAAGAAACAGAGACATTAAAGGGGCCCTAGTTAGAGTCCTTTGcaagaagaaaattctcttcTGGCTATGA
- the LOC130876951 gene encoding olfactory receptor 1468-like gives MTEENKLSSPVSPPGPVHPPEHQHLFYVLFLAMYLTTVLGNLIIIILIHLDSHLHTPMYLFLSNLSFSDLCFSSVTMPKLLQNMQSQDPSIPYAGCLTQMYFLTVFGNMESFLLVVMAYDRYVAVCFPLHYTSVMSPKLCMSLVVLSWVLTIFHAMLHTLLMARLSFCENNVIPHFFCDISPLLKLSCSDKHVNELVIFIMGGLVIVIPFLLIAMSYARIVSSIFKVPSVRGVHKVFSTCGSHLSVVSLFYGTIIGLYLCPSANNSTVKEITMAMMYTVVTPMLNPFIYSLRNRDMKGTLIRVLCKKKIPFCL, from the coding sequence atgacaGAAGAGAACAAACTGTCTTCTCCAGTTTCTCCTCCTGGGCCTGTCCATCCCCCAGAGCACCAGCACCTGTTCTATGTCCTGTTCCTGGCCATGTACCTCACTACTGTCCTGGGgaacctcatcatcatcatcctcattcaCCTGGACTCCCAtctccacacacccatgtacttgtTTCTCAGCAACTtgtccttctctgacctctgtttTTCCTCAGTCACAATGCCCAAATTGCTGCAGAACATGCAGAGCCAGGACCCATCCATCCCCTATGCAGGCTGTCTGACACAAATGTACTTTTTAACAGTTTTTGGAAACATGGAGAGTTTCCTCCTAGTggtcatggcctatgaccgctatgtggctgTCTGCTTCCCCCTTCATTACACCAGCGTCATGAGCCCCAAGCTCTGCATGAGCCTGGTGGTGCTGTCCTGGGTGCTGACCATATTCCATGCCATGCTGCACACCCTGCTCATGGCCAGATTGTCATTTTGTGAGAATAATGTGATCCCCCATTTTTTCTGTGACATATCTCCTTTGCTGAAGCTGTCCTGCTCTGACAAACATGTTAATGAGTTGGTGATATTTATCATGGGAGGGCTTGTTATTGTCATTCCATTCCTACTCATTGCTATGTCTTATGCACGAATTGTCTCCTCCATTTTTAAGGTACCTTCTGTTCGAGGTGTTCACAAGGTCTTTTCCACATGTGGTTCCCACCTGTCTGTGGTCTCATTGTTCTATGGGACAATTATTGGTCTCTACTTGTGTCCATCAGCTAATAATTCTACTGTGAAGGAAATTACCATGGCCATGATGTACACAGTGGTGACTCCCATGCTGAATCCCTTTATCTACAGCTTGAGGAACAGAGACATGAAGGGGACCCTGATAAGAGTCCTTTGTAAGAAGAAAATTCCCTTCTGTCTTTGA